The following are encoded together in the Flavobacterium sp. TR2 genome:
- the odhB gene encoding 2-oxoglutarate dehydrogenase complex dihydrolipoyllysine-residue succinyltransferase: MILEMKVPSPGESIKEVEIATWLVKDGDYVEKDQAIAEVDSDKATLELPAEMSGVITLKAEEGDTVAVGAVVCLIDTDAAKPAGSAPAAEAPKAEAPKAEAPKAEAPKAEPTPAATSYAAGTPSPAARKILDEKNIAPASVTGTGKGGRITKDDAVNATAVASMGTPTGGNRGTERTKLSMLRRKVAERLVSAKNETAMLTTFNEVNMTPINNIRNEYKDAFKAKHGGLGLGFMSFFTKAVTRALQLYPDVNSMIDGDYKVGYDFCDISIAVSGPKGLMVPVVRNAENLTFRGIEAEIKRLALRARDGQITVDDMTGGTFTITNGGVFGSMLSTPIINPPQSGILGMHNIIERPIAVNGKVEIHPMMYVALSYDHRIIDGRESVGFLVAVKEALENPLELLMNGDAKRALEL, from the coding sequence ATGATTTTAGAAATGAAAGTCCCATCACCAGGGGAATCAATAAAAGAAGTTGAAATTGCAACTTGGTTAGTAAAAGACGGAGATTATGTAGAGAAAGATCAGGCTATTGCTGAAGTTGATTCAGATAAAGCTACTCTTGAATTGCCTGCTGAAATGAGCGGTGTAATTACATTAAAAGCTGAAGAAGGTGATACAGTTGCAGTAGGTGCTGTAGTTTGTTTAATTGATACAGATGCTGCTAAACCAGCAGGAAGCGCTCCAGCAGCTGAAGCTCCTAAAGCTGAAGCACCAAAAGCAGAGGCTCCAAAGGCTGAAGCTCCTAAAGCAGAACCAACTCCAGCCGCTACAAGTTATGCAGCAGGAACTCCATCTCCAGCAGCAAGAAAAATATTAGACGAGAAAAATATTGCTCCAGCTTCTGTAACAGGAACTGGTAAAGGTGGCAGAATTACTAAAGATGATGCTGTAAATGCAACAGCTGTAGCTTCAATGGGAACTCCAACTGGAGGAAACCGTGGAACTGAGCGTACAAAATTATCTATGTTGCGTCGTAAAGTAGCAGAAAGACTAGTTTCAGCTAAAAATGAAACAGCTATGCTTACTACTTTCAACGAAGTAAACATGACTCCAATCAACAATATCCGTAACGAATATAAAGACGCTTTCAAAGCTAAACATGGTGGTTTAGGTTTAGGTTTCATGTCATTCTTTACTAAAGCAGTTACAAGAGCACTTCAATTATATCCAGATGTAAACTCTATGATCGATGGAGATTACAAAGTAGGATACGATTTCTGTGATATCTCTATTGCAGTTTCTGGACCAAAAGGTTTAATGGTTCCTGTTGTTCGTAATGCTGAGAACTTAACTTTCCGTGGAATTGAGGCTGAAATCAAAAGATTAGCTTTAAGAGCTCGTGACGGTCAAATTACAGTTGACGATATGACTGGAGGAACTTTCACCATTACAAACGGTGGGGTTTTCGGAAGTATGCTATCAACTCCAATTATCAACCCTCCACAATCAGGAATCTTAGGAATGCACAACATCATCGAGCGTCCGATTGCTGTAAACGGAAAAGTTGAAATTCACCCAATGATGTATGTGGCTCTTTCTTACGATCACAGAATCATCGACGGACGTGAGTCTGTTGGTTTCTTAGTGGCTGTAAAAGAAGCTTTAGAAAATCCATTAGAATTATTGATGAATGGCGATGCTAAACGTGCTTTAGAATTGTAA
- a CDS encoding TonB-dependent receptor encodes MKLKFTISLLTLCFVLLTGTSVWAQEKATIKGQISSDSGTADNISVTLKGTKIGTNTDTRGNYEIKNLKPGTYIVRVSAVGFTSKEKSITLNSGDELIENFSITSNSEQLSEIVISGNGRKNPLARKETQQVSRLPLKNLENPQVYTTITSELLKEQVVTNLDDALKNAPGLSPLWASTGRGGDGAGYFSLRGFAVQPTMINGLPGLTNGSLDPANIDKIEVIKGPSGTLFGSSLISYGGLINMTTKKPYDRFGGEVTYTAGSYGLNRVTADVNTPVDEEHKINFRLNTAYHTENSFQDAGYRKSFFFAPSLSYEVNERLSFFINTEFMKNEATNPTMLFLDRAAPLRVHNIDELGYDNKRSYTSNELSIQTPSYSLQGQMNYKISDQWTSQTVVSRGSSKSEGYYTYLYEGTKSIPQITQGIVLGRSMNYQNSTTLTTDIQQNFIGDFKIGSLRNRIVAGLDYFNRGQIDNSSGYVRNGNVYIGNMDLATVNEYVFKITDPKKYITDGDSGNLTKAGSDKLLAEAAANNNKTKQEVFSAYVSDVINITPELSAMGSLRVDRFMTAGDVTTSDDDYNQTAFSPKFGLVYQPIIDKVSIFANYMDGFANSAPTSDILADGSSSPRTFKPEHANQFEIGTKLNVLKDKIYATFSYYDIQVKDQVYTVYGTNGSVVTQTSYQNGAQRNKGFEAEIVASPIAGLNIVAGYSYVDAILNAGDPDFVGHRPESSGPRNSANFWASYKFLEGDLQGFGLGFGGNYADKNLIMNRTVTGQFTIPSYTVLNSSIFYGTEKYTLTLKLDNIANVDTYDGWSTIHPRNMRSVAASFAYRF; translated from the coding sequence ATGAAATTAAAATTTACGATTTCGCTCTTAACTTTATGCTTTGTTCTACTTACAGGAACGTCTGTTTGGGCACAGGAAAAAGCGACAATAAAAGGTCAGATTAGTTCAGATAGTGGAACAGCAGATAATATATCGGTTACTCTAAAAGGAACAAAAATCGGAACAAACACAGATACCAGAGGTAATTATGAAATAAAAAACCTTAAACCAGGAACTTATATTGTTAGGGTTTCGGCTGTTGGTTTTACATCTAAAGAAAAAAGCATTACTCTTAATAGCGGAGACGAATTAATTGAAAATTTCAGCATTACATCAAACTCTGAGCAGTTAAGCGAAATTGTAATTAGCGGAAACGGCAGAAAAAATCCTCTTGCTCGTAAAGAAACACAGCAAGTATCAAGATTACCTCTTAAAAATCTTGAAAATCCACAGGTTTATACCACAATTACAAGCGAACTTTTGAAAGAGCAGGTAGTTACAAACCTTGATGACGCCCTTAAAAATGCTCCTGGATTAAGTCCATTATGGGCTTCTACAGGCCGTGGAGGCGATGGAGCGGGATACTTCTCTCTAAGAGGGTTTGCTGTACAGCCAACTATGATTAACGGTTTGCCAGGTTTAACAAACGGAAGTTTAGATCCTGCAAACATCGATAAAATTGAAGTAATCAAAGGGCCTTCTGGAACTTTGTTTGGAAGTAGCCTTATTTCTTATGGTGGTTTAATCAATATGACTACCAAAAAACCTTACGATCGTTTTGGAGGCGAGGTAACATATACAGCTGGAAGCTACGGATTAAACCGCGTTACTGCTGATGTTAATACTCCGGTAGACGAAGAACACAAAATTAACTTCCGCCTTAACACAGCTTACCACACCGAAAACAGTTTTCAAGATGCTGGGTACAGAAAATCTTTCTTCTTTGCTCCTTCCTTATCTTATGAGGTAAATGAAAGACTATCGTTTTTCATCAATACCGAATTCATGAAAAATGAAGCAACTAACCCAACTATGCTTTTCTTAGACAGAGCTGCACCGTTAAGAGTTCATAATATTGATGAGTTAGGTTATGATAACAAACGTTCTTACACAAGTAACGAACTTTCGATCCAAACACCTTCTTACAGTCTTCAAGGGCAAATGAATTACAAAATTTCTGACCAATGGACTTCTCAGACAGTAGTTTCTCGAGGTTCATCAAAATCAGAAGGATATTATACTTATTTATATGAAGGAACAAAATCAATTCCTCAAATCACTCAAGGAATTGTTTTAGGACGTTCTATGAATTACCAAAACTCTACAACTTTAACAACAGATATTCAGCAAAACTTCATTGGAGATTTCAAAATTGGAAGTTTAAGAAATCGTATTGTTGCTGGTTTGGATTATTTCAACAGAGGACAAATCGATAACAGCTCCGGATATGTAAGAAATGGAAACGTATATATCGGAAACATGGATTTAGCAACTGTTAACGAATATGTGTTTAAAATTACAGATCCAAAAAAATACATTACAGACGGAGATAGTGGTAATTTAACAAAAGCAGGTTCAGACAAACTTTTAGCCGAGGCTGCAGCAAATAACAACAAAACTAAACAAGAAGTTTTTAGTGCTTATGTTTCTGATGTTATCAATATTACTCCAGAATTATCTGCAATGGGAAGTTTGCGTGTAGACCGTTTTATGACAGCTGGTGATGTAACTACTAGTGATGATGATTACAACCAAACTGCTTTTTCTCCAAAATTTGGTTTAGTGTACCAGCCAATTATCGATAAGGTTTCGATTTTTGCCAACTACATGGATGGTTTTGCCAACTCTGCTCCAACAAGCGACATTTTAGCTGACGGAAGTTCTAGCCCAAGAACTTTTAAACCAGAGCACGCTAACCAATTTGAAATTGGAACAAAATTAAATGTTCTTAAAGACAAAATATACGCAACATTCAGCTACTACGACATTCAGGTAAAAGATCAAGTTTACACTGTATATGGAACTAACGGTTCTGTTGTTACTCAAACGTCTTACCAAAACGGCGCTCAAAGAAACAAAGGTTTTGAAGCAGAAATCGTGGCAAGTCCAATTGCCGGTTTAAACATTGTAGCAGGATATAGCTACGTAGATGCAATCTTAAACGCAGGAGATCCAGATTTCGTAGGACACAGACCAGAAAGTTCTGGACCAAGAAATTCAGCAAACTTCTGGGCAAGCTATAAATTCTTAGAAGGAGATTTACAAGGATTTGGTTTAGGTTTTGGAGGAAACTACGCCGACAAAAACCTAATCATGAACAGAACAGTTACGGGTCAATTTACAATACCATCTTACACTGTTTTGAATTCATCAATTTTCTACGGAACAGAAAAATACACATTAACACTTAAACTAGACAACATCGCAAATGTTGATACTTATGATGGATGGTCAACTATTCATCCAAGAAATATGAGAAGTGTTGCTGCTAGTTTCGCTTATAGATTCTAA
- a CDS encoding SH3 domain-containing protein, whose translation MKKTIILFIVTMLVASCNSQTKETKMKIQEPIRKNQDTLYTRYLPLMEKLLKSNNYKVLEHDDFKNKIQEYFGVDIDKSKYNDVFLGGEGYGYTAMNNERFIDTYTEGDRGDIEGAGDAFGDGLKERIEDDYYNFIFVYFNKILLNDDLSAIFKINSDSNATEKIVVNLDYEKNNILENTFIKNLKELDAYNDDFKFHLLWYNDRSKSEIIRKKLLGDVLNKKLDFIFDLTLFLYTNSNNIKDKADIRLINETLAYLIEIQLQHYDDKDLSDNKGYTLLNHFYLETPKLLDNFKSEKYYGYPLIDIYTKKYLLMSEENEISYGKVIDSDGYTNLRKEKNAQSTILQKITTGSQVEVLDNSGDWWLVKTKEGKKGYVFKTKIKAN comes from the coding sequence ATGAAAAAAACAATTATTTTATTTATAGTAACTATGCTGGTTGCCAGTTGTAATTCACAAACAAAAGAAACAAAAATGAAAATTCAAGAGCCTATAAGAAAAAATCAAGACACACTTTATACAAGATATTTACCACTTATGGAAAAGTTATTAAAATCTAATAACTATAAAGTTTTAGAACACGATGATTTTAAAAATAAAATTCAGGAATATTTTGGAGTTGATATTGATAAGTCAAAATATAATGATGTTTTTTTAGGCGGTGAAGGATATGGATATACCGCAATGAATAATGAAAGATTTATTGACACATATACAGAAGGAGATAGAGGCGATATTGAAGGAGCAGGTGATGCTTTTGGTGATGGCCTTAAGGAAAGAATTGAAGATGATTACTATAATTTTATTTTCGTATATTTTAATAAAATTTTATTAAATGATGACTTAAGTGCAATATTTAAAATAAATTCAGATTCAAATGCAACGGAAAAAATTGTAGTAAATCTAGATTATGAAAAGAACAATATCCTAGAAAATACTTTCATAAAAAATTTAAAAGAATTAGATGCTTATAACGATGATTTTAAATTTCATTTGTTGTGGTATAATGATAGGAGTAAATCAGAAATAATTAGGAAAAAGTTACTAGGAGATGTTCTTAATAAAAAACTCGATTTTATTTTTGATTTAACACTTTTTTTATATACTAATTCTAATAATATTAAAGATAAGGCTGATATTCGGTTAATTAATGAAACATTGGCTTACTTAATTGAAATTCAGCTACAACATTATGATGATAAGGATTTAAGTGATAATAAAGGCTACACATTATTAAATCATTTTTATCTCGAAACTCCTAAATTACTAGATAACTTTAAATCTGAAAAATATTATGGATATCCTCTAATTGACATTTATACTAAAAAGTATTTGTTAATGTCAGAAGAGAATGAGATTTCTTATGGTAAAGTTATCGATTCTGATGGTTACACCAATTTAAGAAAAGAAAAAAATGCGCAATCTACTATTTTACAAAAAATAACTACCGGTTCACAAGTTGAAGTTTTAGACAATTCTGGAGATTGGTGGTTAGTAAAAACAAAAGAAGGTAAAAAAGGTTATGTTTTTAAAACTAAAATAAAGGCGAACTAA
- a CDS encoding 2-oxoglutarate dehydrogenase E1 component, giving the protein MDRFSFLNAAHTEFFAQLYDQYLVNPDSVEPSWRSFFQGFDFGQTTYNDENPVQTIVEYVTSDNTDYSQISEKLKKEFNVLKLIDGYRTRGHLFTKTNPVRDRRTSSPTLDIENFGLSTADLSTVFDAAQTIGMAPSSLQDIVNRLKAIYCQHIGIEYMYIRNPNVVKWIQDKLSVNTNQPNFSSDEKKTILNKLNEAVSFENFLHTKYVGQKRFSLEGGESIIPALDALIEQAADKGVEQFVMGMAHRGRLNVLANIFGKSTQDIFGEFDGKDYDQEYFDGDVKYHLGLTADRKTRSGKSININLAPNPSHLETVGAVIEGITRAKQERHFPENISKVLPIAVHGDAAIAGQGILYEIIQMSLLDGYKTGGTIHIVINNQVGFTTNYLDARSSTYCTDVAKVTLSPVLHVNADDAEAVVHAVSFALDYRMQFGRDVFIDLLGYRKYGHNEGDEPRFTQPVLYKIIAKHKNPRDIYAEKLLSDGVIDASYVNALEKQYKSKLEENLEASRKKDLTIITPFMKNEWEGFVQVTDTQMLQKVDTSYPKEKLTQIANAISNLPEDKKFISKIQKLINDRKTMFFETNLLDWGMAEHLAYGSLLQEGFDVRISGQDVERGTFSHRHAVVKVEDSEEEVILINSLEDKKGNFNVYNSHLSEYGVLGFDYGYALASPKALTIWEAQFGDFSNGAQIMIDQYISCGEDKWNNQNGIVLLLPHGYEGQGAEHSSARMERYLQLCARHNMYVADCTTPANFFHLLRRQLKTNFRKPLVVFTPKSLLRDPRCVSPVEDLVNGSFQETIDDTTVNKKDVKTLVFVTGKFYYDITAERENNGRKDVAVVRIEQLFPFPVEQIKAIIAQYPNADDYVWAQEEPKNMGAYSYMLMNFDLVKWRLASLKAYSAPASGSYTRAKRRHADAIRMVFDKNLFR; this is encoded by the coding sequence ATGGATAGGTTTTCATTTTTAAACGCAGCGCATACTGAGTTTTTTGCACAATTATACGATCAATATTTAGTTAACCCAGACAGCGTAGAGCCTAGCTGGAGAAGTTTTTTTCAAGGTTTTGACTTTGGACAAACGACTTATAATGACGAAAATCCTGTGCAAACGATCGTTGAGTACGTGACTAGCGATAACACAGATTACAGTCAGATTTCTGAAAAACTAAAGAAAGAATTTAATGTTCTTAAATTAATTGACGGATACCGTACGCGCGGGCATTTATTCACGAAAACAAATCCTGTTCGTGACCGTAGAACTTCATCTCCAACTTTGGATATTGAAAACTTCGGATTATCTACAGCAGATCTTTCAACAGTTTTTGATGCAGCTCAAACAATCGGCATGGCTCCTTCTTCATTGCAGGATATCGTAAATCGTCTAAAAGCTATTTACTGCCAGCATATTGGTATTGAGTATATGTACATCAGAAATCCTAATGTTGTAAAATGGATTCAGGACAAATTATCTGTAAATACAAATCAGCCTAATTTCTCTTCAGACGAAAAGAAAACAATCTTAAATAAATTAAACGAAGCTGTTTCTTTTGAGAATTTCCTTCATACTAAATATGTTGGACAAAAACGTTTCTCATTAGAAGGTGGAGAATCTATCATCCCAGCTCTTGACGCTTTGATCGAGCAAGCTGCTGATAAAGGTGTTGAACAATTCGTAATGGGAATGGCTCACCGTGGGCGTTTGAACGTTTTGGCAAACATCTTCGGAAAATCAACTCAAGACATCTTTGGTGAGTTTGACGGAAAAGACTACGATCAAGAGTATTTTGACGGTGACGTAAAATACCACTTAGGTCTTACTGCGGACAGAAAAACAAGATCTGGAAAAAGCATCAACATCAATTTAGCACCAAACCCTTCTCACTTAGAAACTGTTGGAGCTGTAATTGAAGGTATCACAAGAGCAAAACAAGAAAGACATTTCCCAGAAAACATTTCAAAAGTATTGCCAATTGCTGTTCACGGTGATGCTGCTATTGCCGGTCAAGGTATTTTGTATGAAATCATTCAAATGTCTTTATTGGACGGATACAAAACTGGCGGTACAATCCATATCGTAATCAATAACCAGGTTGGATTTACAACAAACTACTTAGACGCTCGTTCTTCTACTTACTGTACAGACGTTGCCAAAGTAACGCTTTCTCCAGTATTACACGTAAATGCTGACGATGCTGAGGCTGTTGTCCATGCTGTATCTTTTGCATTAGACTACAGAATGCAATTTGGACGTGACGTTTTTATCGATTTATTAGGATATAGAAAATACGGACACAACGAAGGTGATGAGCCACGTTTTACTCAGCCTGTTTTATACAAAATCATTGCTAAACATAAAAACCCAAGAGACATCTACGCTGAGAAATTACTTTCTGACGGTGTAATCGATGCTTCTTATGTAAATGCTTTAGAAAAACAATACAAATCTAAATTAGAGGAGAATTTAGAAGCTTCTCGCAAAAAAGATTTGACCATCATTACTCCATTCATGAAAAACGAATGGGAAGGTTTTGTTCAGGTTACAGACACGCAAATGCTTCAAAAAGTTGATACTTCTTATCCAAAAGAAAAATTAACTCAAATTGCAAATGCTATTTCTAATTTACCTGAAGACAAAAAATTCATCAGTAAAATTCAAAAATTAATCAACGACAGAAAAACAATGTTCTTCGAAACTAATCTTTTAGATTGGGGAATGGCTGAACATTTAGCATACGGATCTTTATTGCAAGAAGGTTTTGATGTTCGTATTTCTGGACAAGACGTAGAAAGAGGAACTTTCTCTCACCGTCACGCTGTTGTTAAAGTTGAAGATTCTGAAGAAGAAGTAATCTTAATCAACAGCCTTGAAGACAAAAAAGGAAACTTTAATGTTTACAACTCTCACTTATCTGAGTACGGCGTTTTAGGTTTTGATTACGGATATGCATTGGCAAGTCCAAAAGCTTTGACTATTTGGGAAGCACAATTTGGAGACTTCTCTAACGGAGCTCAAATTATGATTGACCAATACATTTCTTGTGGTGAAGACAAATGGAACAACCAAAACGGTATCGTTCTTTTATTGCCTCACGGATACGAAGGGCAAGGTGCCGAGCACTCTTCTGCAAGAATGGAGCGTTACTTGCAGCTTTGTGCTAGACATAATATGTATGTTGCAGACTGTACAACTCCTGCTAACTTCTTCCACTTATTAAGAAGACAATTAAAAACAAATTTCCGTAAACCGCTTGTTGTATTTACTCCAAAAAGTTTACTGCGCGATCCAAGATGCGTGTCTCCAGTTGAAGATTTAGTAAACGGAAGCTTCCAAGAAACAATTGATGATACTACGGTAAACAAAAAAGATGTTAAAACTTTAGTTTTCGTTACAGGTAAATTCTACTATGATATTACTGCAGAAAGAGAAAACAACGGAAGAAAAGACGTTGCAGTTGTTCGTATCGAGCAATTATTCCCTTTCCCTGTTGAACAGATTAAAGCCATCATTGCACAATATCCAAATGCCGACGATTATGTTTGGGCTCAAGAAGAACCTAAAAACATGGGGGCTTACAGCTATATGCTAATGAACTTTGATCTAGTTAAATGGAGATTAGCTTCATTAAAAGCATACTCTGCTCCTGCATCTGGAAGTTACACACGTGCTAAACGCCGTCATGCAGATGCAATTAGAATGGTATTCGACAAAAATTTATTTAGATAA
- a CDS encoding L,D-transpeptidase family protein, giving the protein MSDFKIIGNANPVVGVVELYTVNNLFPKISVNPSFNVINNTPSNHQIKWEVYVFELGKWRKTKENDKTGNQVTYKFRHGSLTRAGIRIVAIKGDEIARLDIKPLPAQPKIDDVRLLDKSGKKIVGHLSYGQTVKARVHCLHMEKRRVFVTLWEDDVNGAGHDKANEKNLVETRSGIVKGGIADIDFLLMPSFAKIAAKGGPEDDKIHEYYVTAEYNREKIPSNNVNINAGETSVAPYKGKTTPKEPVRINAPVQHPKPAAPAPVPAARGKINSVNITDTAGHKITGTFKEKQIKVWINSTGLVGKEIRLKLFEHDNGSPNDLLIDQNYVLRGDLHPIVILLDTIPRSLGGNYLQEGAEQELFAEVEVIQTHAFTKSAIVDVDATVFKQDPIEAANTFFKVGGDEKKVEKKAEEKSNCPNCDKAVTAAELKQIFTQADDLTLTKVANVYTKYMKELGMNTCWNKAHLFAQARIESGLSLELKEGEGFNYYYESLSIFKAFQSTEGKEKAKLWGRPTVKPKKPGVSLENQKKIANWAYSPPAKKAKEIGNTEANDGWDYRGRGLIQVTGKDFYKYCNLYTKKDNLDVVKNPDLITESIELSILSSMIFFKWKNLNIIANKTHDVINKICPKVGADVPVKDEKGNSSFNWKEKQKTFNDITSKAFKINNCKWGEKVEVPKTKSKFSTYDNQYSADSKTAYINVIVPKDRRTEGLFVLFDDTEIVLKGYALAMGTVNNNFFERNGKGSTPTGLWSSSYSKTHIGEASYGDHGLIHINGITGDAKKATAPGKRDGIAIHCGHTTKIGINDNGPLMVTYGCVRVYNADMKKLVENYNTIKGKGKTIYVYVEEVDSMDDVYKDYDIIADPKDNIQRTYKKDAKQ; this is encoded by the coding sequence ATGTCAGATTTTAAGATAATAGGAAATGCTAATCCAGTTGTAGGGGTGGTAGAACTTTATACGGTAAACAATCTGTTTCCGAAGATTTCTGTCAACCCTAGCTTTAATGTCATAAACAATACACCATCTAACCATCAAATTAAATGGGAGGTCTATGTATTTGAATTGGGAAAATGGCGCAAGACAAAAGAAAACGATAAAACGGGAAATCAGGTAACCTACAAGTTTCGTCATGGAAGCCTGACTAGAGCTGGCATTCGCATTGTGGCAATAAAAGGCGATGAAATAGCCCGCCTTGATATAAAACCTCTTCCTGCCCAACCAAAAATTGACGATGTACGGTTATTGGATAAAAGCGGAAAAAAAATTGTAGGACATCTCTCGTACGGGCAAACCGTAAAAGCGCGGGTGCATTGTCTGCATATGGAAAAACGCAGAGTATTTGTAACGCTTTGGGAAGACGATGTAAATGGCGCTGGACATGATAAAGCAAATGAAAAAAACTTAGTCGAAACCCGTTCAGGAATTGTAAAGGGCGGAATTGCTGATATTGATTTTCTTTTGATGCCCAGTTTTGCAAAAATTGCTGCCAAGGGAGGTCCTGAGGATGATAAAATACACGAATATTATGTAACGGCCGAATATAATCGCGAAAAGATACCGAGCAATAACGTAAACATTAATGCAGGCGAAACATCTGTAGCGCCCTACAAAGGCAAGACAACTCCTAAAGAGCCGGTCAGGATAAATGCGCCCGTACAGCACCCAAAACCCGCTGCGCCAGCACCTGTTCCTGCGGCTAGAGGAAAAATTAATTCTGTGAATATTACAGATACGGCAGGGCATAAAATAACAGGCACTTTCAAAGAGAAGCAAATCAAGGTTTGGATAAATTCGACAGGATTGGTGGGGAAAGAAATTCGTTTGAAGCTTTTTGAGCACGATAACGGAAGCCCAAATGATTTATTGATAGATCAAAATTATGTTTTGCGAGGAGATTTACATCCTATAGTTATACTTCTTGATACAATACCAAGAAGCCTTGGGGGAAATTATTTGCAGGAAGGAGCCGAGCAGGAGCTTTTTGCAGAGGTCGAAGTAATACAGACGCACGCTTTTACCAAAAGTGCCATTGTCGATGTAGATGCAACCGTGTTTAAACAAGACCCAATTGAGGCTGCCAATACTTTTTTTAAGGTTGGCGGGGACGAGAAAAAGGTGGAGAAGAAAGCGGAGGAAAAAAGTAATTGTCCTAATTGTGATAAAGCAGTAACTGCTGCTGAATTGAAACAAATATTTACGCAAGCTGATGATTTAACTTTGACTAAAGTAGCTAATGTATACACAAAATACATGAAAGAATTAGGAATGAATACTTGTTGGAATAAAGCACATTTATTTGCTCAGGCAAGAATTGAATCAGGTTTAAGTTTAGAATTAAAAGAGGGAGAAGGATTTAATTATTATTATGAGAGTTTATCAATTTTTAAAGCATTTCAATCCACAGAAGGAAAAGAAAAAGCAAAATTATGGGGTAGACCCACAGTCAAACCTAAAAAACCTGGAGTTTCCTTAGAGAATCAGAAGAAAATAGCTAATTGGGCATATTCACCACCTGCAAAAAAAGCAAAAGAAATTGGAAACACTGAAGCAAATGATGGCTGGGATTATAGAGGTAGAGGACTAATTCAAGTAACAGGAAAAGATTTTTATAAGTATTGTAATTTATATACAAAAAAAGACAATTTAGATGTTGTTAAAAATCCAGACTTAATAACCGAAAGCATTGAGTTATCTATATTGAGTTCTATGATTTTCTTTAAGTGGAAGAATTTAAACATAATCGCGAATAAAACACATGATGTGATAAACAAAATTTGCCCTAAAGTTGGTGCTGATGTTCCTGTTAAAGATGAAAAAGGTAATTCTTCTTTCAATTGGAAAGAAAAGCAAAAAACTTTTAATGATATTACATCAAAAGCTTTTAAAATTAATAATTGTAAATGGGGAGAAAAAGTTGAAGTTCCTAAAACAAAAAGTAAATTTTCAACATATGATAATCAATACTCAGCAGATTCAAAAACTGCATATATTAATGTTATAGTTCCTAAAGATAGAAGAACTGAAGGATTATTTGTATTATTTGATGATACAGAAATAGTACTGAAAGGGTATGCACTAGCAATGGGAACAGTTAATAATAACTTCTTTGAAAGAAATGGAAAAGGAAGCACGCCTACTGGACTCTGGTCTTCTTCTTATTCAAAAACTCACATTGGTGAAGCGAGTTATGGAGATCACGGTTTAATTCACATAAATGGAATAACTGGAGATGCAAAAAAAGCTACTGCACCAGGAAAAAGAGATGGAATAGCTATTCATTGTGGGCATACGACCAAGATTGGAATAAATGATAATGGCCCTTTAATGGTTACTTATGGATGCGTTAGAGTATATAATGCTGATATGAAAAAATTAGTTGAAAATTATAATACAATTAAAGGAAAAGGAAAAACAATTTATGTCTATGTTGAAGAAGTAGATTCTATGGATGATGTATATAAAGATTATGACATAATTGCTGATCCAAAAGATAATATACAAAGGACTTATAAGAAAGATGCAAAACAATAA